Part of the Blastocatellia bacterium genome, GAGCAAAGGCCGACCGAATGCCGAGGAACGCTTCGAGCACCGCGCGCGTGTTGTTAATCGCCATGCCGATGCCCATGGACATGACCAGCGGCAGGTAACGAAGCTGCTTCTTCCAATCGGGGTACAGATGCCAGACTGTTACCCCGTAGTAGGCCATCACCGAGGTGGTCGCAAAAATCAAGATCGGCGCATCCAGCAATAACAGATGGAACCAGCCCTGGCTATATCGCACAATCAACACCGGCCAGTGCAACAAGCTCAGGATGATGATCAGCGGCGCACTGGCATTGTTGGTGAAGCGGAAAAAGAGTTCCAGCTTGACGCGCCACGGCAGGTCGCTTCTGAAAATGCGACCGATGAGTTTCAAGCCGACTTGCAACACCCCTTTAGCCCAACGGCGTTGCTGGACTTTGAAAGCGTTCAGATCAACAGGCAACTCTGACGGCACATCCTCATCCAGCAGGTAGATGAACTTCCATCCGAACAGTTGCGCGCGATAGCTCAAATCGGTGTCTTCGGCCAACGTGTCTGTCTGCCAGCCGCCGCTCCATTCAATCGCCGTTCGACGCCACATGCCGGCTGTTCCATTGAAATTAAACAACTGACCGGCTCGACTGCGTGCCGTTTGCTCAACGACAAAGTGGGCATCCAACATGATCTGTTGAATGCGGGTCAGCACGCTGTAATCAGCATTCAGGTAGCTCCATCGCATTTGCACCATCCCCACCTGTGGGTCGGTGAAGTAATGAATCATTTTGCGGAGCGTGTCCGGTCGCGGCAGAAAGTCAGCATCGAAAATAGCAATGAACTGGCCGGTGGCATGCTTCAATCCGTTGGCTAGCGCGCCGGCCTTGAACCCTTGACGATCATCTCGATGAATGTAGTGGATGTCGTAGCCCTGGGCGCGATAGCGTTCCACCGCCGATTGAGCAATTTGCTGTGTCTCGTCAGTTGAATCGTCCAAGACCTGAATCTCTAACAGATGGCGCGGATAATCGAGATTCGTTATGGCTTTGAGTAACCGATCAACCACGTAGACTTCGTTGAAGATCGGCAACTGGACGGTCACGCGCGGCAGTTGATGCTCGGCAAAGTGAGCGAGCGGGGCAAACTTGATATGGCGATACCGCAAGAATGTGTAAACTAGCTTGAACCGATAGAAACCGTAAATGGACAGCAGAAACAGAATGCCAAAGTAACTGCCAATGATCAGCCAATCCATGCCATCCAGTCTGTACAGATAACTCAGATTGCCGGGACGCCCATCACCACCGAGCACCTTACTGACAATCTCCGGAAGAGGCGCCGGCGGCGGCGCTTGCCAGGCTAACACGCCGCTCATGTGTTTCATCAAAAATCCTATCAGCATTGTTTTTGGATGATCCTCCTGACAAAGGCAGAAGATTGTACGGATTTGCTACAGGTTGTCAATTGTTGCGCGCGACCGGCGTGGTCTGCGATGGCGTGTTCTCGGCTGGTTCCGACCAAACGGCATCGTAGTTAATCGGAGCGAGCGCGGCTAAATCGTCGTCGGTAAACCCCGGATAGGGCACTCGCTCATGGTGCACATTGGTGAGCGTCTGCAGGAAGCTGGCCTTGATCTTCTTCAGGTCACGCATTCTCAAGTTGCATTCATCGAGTTGGCCATCGGTGACGATTGTCTCGATCACTTTAGCCAACATGCGGTCGGTCTGCTCTGGTGAGCGATCTTTTAACGAGCGCGTTGAAGCCTCGGCGCTGTCGGCCATCATCACAATGGCCGCTTCGATGGACTGCGGTTTGGGACCACGATAGCGAAACGCTTGCTCGTCTATCGGCTCGCCTCTGGCTTCGGCCTGCTGCTTGGCCTTGACATAGAAGTAATGCAGCCGGCGCGTGCCATGATGTTGAGGAATCAGATCAACGACTGCTTTGGGCAAACCGGCTTCCTGCGCCATCCGAATCCCTTCGGTTACGTGGCGAATGATGGCTTGCGCGCTCTCTTCCGGGGATAACAATTCATGGGGATTGAACCCGCCCCGCTGATTCTCCACATACATGCGCGGATCATTGAGCTTGCCGATGTCATGATAATACGACCCAATCCGCACTAATAGCGGGTTCGCGCCGATGGCTTTGGCAGCAGCCTCGGCTAACGAGGCGACAATAAACGAGTGCTGGTAGGTCCCTGGCGCTTCAATCGCTAATCGCCTCAGCAGCGGAAGATCAACATTGGACAGCTCCAGCAATTTGACATCGGTCAGGATGCCAAACGCCGATTCACCCAACGGCAGCGCATAGGCAGTGAACGCGGCTGCCAAAAAACCGCCCACTAGACCACAGACCATACTGAACAGCACCGGGCCGAACACCAGCGGCTGAATTTTCAGTGTCATCAACACAACAGCCATCACCAGATTTGCCAATCCAATCTTGGCGCCAACTTTGGTCACGGCGCCGCGCTGCTGGTAGCGCCCCACGCCGAACGCGGACACGAATCCACTCATGGTGGCATAGAGCGTCAGTCCAGCGTCCTCGGTCAGCAAGAGCGTGAATAAACTCACCATCAAGCCGACCATGATGGCGATTCTCGATTCAAGCAATAACGCGCAGAGCAACGCTGCCGAAGCGAAGGGAATGGCGTATTGATAAGCCTGCG contains:
- a CDS encoding glycosyltransferase family 2 protein → MKHMSGVLAWQAPPPAPLPEIVSKVLGGDGRPGNLSYLYRLDGMDWLIIGSYFGILFLLSIYGFYRFKLVYTFLRYRHIKFAPLAHFAEHQLPRVTVQLPIFNEVYVVDRLLKAITNLDYPRHLLEIQVLDDSTDETQQIAQSAVERYRAQGYDIHYIHRDDRQGFKAGALANGLKHATGQFIAIFDADFLPRPDTLRKMIHYFTDPQVGMVQMRWSYLNADYSVLTRIQQIMLDAHFVVEQTARSRAGQLFNFNGTAGMWRRTAIEWSGGWQTDTLAEDTDLSYRAQLFGWKFIYLLDEDVPSELPVDLNAFKVQQRRWAKGVLQVGLKLIGRIFRSDLPWRVKLELFFRFTNNASAPLIIILSLLHWPVLIVRYSQGWFHLLLLDAPILIFATTSVMAYYGVTVWHLYPDWKKQLRYLPLVMSMGIGMAINNTRAVLEAFLGIRSAFARTPKYRIESRRDDWRGKKYRWRSDFIPLIELALAVYFIGVVHYAVTMGIWGTLPFLLLFLIGYGLTGCVSLAQGRRPAELLRPWRSIANTR
- a CDS encoding HDIG domain-containing protein, which produces MDEPVTTPESSLLERLRRLVRRLTPSSRRSRLILEVSFFAVVMSVLVSRVPLRSLPDYKVGEVARMEITTPVELIVVDPERTARLRQEEAQKVAPVFRFDQNVVEQSVNQLRAAFAASRNQFQAALRQAFKSDMLSPSEMASARFAAFVRSFQQQHPSFPVNLTLARLWASGDAGEEFQSRLIARLRGFYVRADEFPSSLGAVPQSVRILSAVGDRLTPEQIEQSPLVEWKDLWTVSEARYHVKGSLALDQREYADWLAGFVKENCVYDHALTEWMRARLSDQITATNRYQPRQVIVQRGEVVTPQIKAAIDRLRAHTSSKYSGRRWIGLVVICAALFYALWRFANRTRVFSLSSWQVFRLASIALIVQLALIRLGVETAEVIGFRLFGDVDSPQAYQYAIPFASAALLCALLLESRIAIMVGLMVSLFTLLLTEDAGLTLYATMSGFVSAFGVGRYQQRGAVTKVGAKIGLANLVMAVVLMTLKIQPLVFGPVLFSMVCGLVGGFLAAAFTAYALPLGESAFGILTDVKLLELSNVDLPLLRRLAIEAPGTYQHSFIVASLAEAAAKAIGANPLLVRIGSYYHDIGKLNDPRMYVENQRGGFNPHELLSPEESAQAIIRHVTEGIRMAQEAGLPKAVVDLIPQHHGTRRLHYFYVKAKQQAEARGEPIDEQAFRYRGPKPQSIEAAIVMMADSAEASTRSLKDRSPEQTDRMLAKVIETIVTDGQLDECNLRMRDLKKIKASFLQTLTNVHHERVPYPGFTDDDLAALAPINYDAVWSEPAENTPSQTTPVARNN